In Halosegnis marinus, one genomic interval encodes:
- a CDS encoding DUF7533 family protein: MARSILGTIGLAATVALAAPIALFGVNRLLDGETVVGAAAVGVAVLMLLVERYLTTPGDIPGKVLGATVGRVVKEPDEDDED, encoded by the coding sequence ATGGCGCGCTCCATCCTCGGGACGATAGGACTGGCCGCGACGGTCGCGCTCGCGGCCCCCATCGCCCTGTTCGGGGTGAACCGACTGCTCGACGGCGAGACGGTCGTCGGCGCGGCGGCCGTCGGCGTCGCGGTCCTCATGCTGCTCGTCGAGCGGTACCTCACGACGCCGGGCGACATCCCGGGGAAGGTGCTCGGCGCGACGGTCGGACGGGTCGTGAAGGAGCCGGACGAGGACGACGAGGACTAG
- a CDS encoding universal stress protein, with amino-acid sequence MEEHLLVPVDGSEEAEAALEYALERFPGEELTVVAVVDPADAAVADSMAAPYESPVDAPGVGAEWLADAEESARERVALAGERAEETGFTAETVVRVGRPGHAIVEYATDNDIDHIVMGSHGRSGLSRVLLGSVAETVMRRADCPVTVVR; translated from the coding sequence ATGGAGGAACACCTGCTGGTCCCGGTAGACGGCTCCGAGGAAGCGGAGGCCGCGCTGGAGTACGCGCTCGAACGGTTCCCGGGCGAGGAGTTGACCGTCGTCGCCGTCGTGGACCCGGCGGACGCGGCCGTGGCCGACTCGATGGCCGCGCCGTACGAGTCGCCCGTGGACGCGCCCGGCGTCGGCGCGGAGTGGCTGGCGGACGCCGAGGAGTCCGCCCGCGAGCGCGTCGCGCTGGCCGGCGAGCGCGCCGAGGAGACGGGCTTTACCGCCGAGACGGTGGTCCGGGTCGGCCGTCCCGGCCACGCCATCGTCGAGTACGCCACGGACAACGACATCGACCACATCGTGATGGGGAGCCACGGGCGCTCGGGGCTCTCGCGCGTCCTGCTCGGCTCCGTCGCGGAGACGGTGATGCGCCGCGCCGACTGCCCGGTCACCGTCGTCCGGTAG
- a CDS encoding UvrD-helicase domain-containing protein, with amino-acid sequence MSDPHVTRLFGGPGSGKTTALLDRVDEMLDDGVAVRDILVVSYTRAAAAEIRERLAERLDRSPKSLKGNVCTMHAKAYELLDLSRGDVVGEEHKKEFCESYGLDFEGEYDSNRRRSATSTTMGNKVIATSQWLQRTRRDVADWYDVPFQWDVEEVRLPPDIDPNAQTGNKYTPTWSSDDDRLDVPEAIRAWRAHKGEEGVVGFADMLERVKQRSLVPNVDHLVIDEFQDITTLQHEVYEEWKPHMESVLIAGDDDQVVYAWQGADPALLLEADPDEDVVLPNSYRLPSNVLNVVNRQIRHITERQEKDLKPRKEGGSVEAVRSPSMLDLVRNVRDTIETTDEDTVMVLFRARYQLFQFMEEFTSLGIPYTSLTDMRMWTDRLEGYVRAIEKTEADEHMTGLEARRLAEMLADSAFGTGERDDLFDALDDLKERNDARLEDFEVAPDFVQEYAPFTPGPASAADMLTRTSNFQERSVKAYFDGPYAGMDADRVRVGTIHSAKGREADHVFVCTDLTEKVVEQMAASVEEGDLPEGVTFEKGTDPVPVLTDNERRVFYVGMSRARERLVVLENLIDGAPTLPIDVLINNAPSETTLDELMEEAQRPQEAVEGAAD; translated from the coding sequence ATGAGCGACCCACACGTCACCCGGCTGTTCGGCGGGCCGGGGAGCGGGAAGACCACCGCCCTGCTCGACCGGGTGGACGAGATGCTCGACGACGGCGTCGCCGTCCGCGACATCCTCGTCGTCTCCTACACGCGCGCCGCGGCCGCGGAGATCCGCGAGCGGCTGGCCGAGCGGCTGGACCGCTCCCCGAAGTCGCTGAAGGGGAACGTCTGTACGATGCACGCGAAGGCGTACGAACTGCTCGACCTCTCGCGGGGCGACGTGGTCGGCGAGGAGCACAAGAAGGAGTTCTGCGAGAGCTACGGGCTGGACTTCGAGGGAGAGTACGACTCGAACCGGCGGCGCTCCGCCACCTCGACGACGATGGGCAACAAGGTCATCGCCACCTCCCAGTGGCTCCAGCGCACCCGCCGCGACGTGGCCGACTGGTACGACGTCCCCTTCCAGTGGGACGTCGAGGAGGTTCGCCTGCCGCCGGACATCGACCCGAACGCCCAGACCGGCAACAAGTACACGCCGACGTGGTCGAGCGACGACGACCGCCTCGACGTGCCCGAGGCCATCCGCGCGTGGCGCGCCCACAAGGGCGAGGAGGGCGTCGTCGGCTTCGCCGACATGCTCGAACGCGTGAAGCAGCGCTCGCTCGTCCCCAACGTCGACCACCTCGTCATCGACGAGTTCCAGGACATCACGACGCTCCAGCACGAGGTGTACGAGGAGTGGAAGCCGCACATGGAGTCGGTGCTCATCGCCGGCGACGACGACCAGGTCGTCTACGCGTGGCAGGGCGCCGACCCCGCCCTGCTCCTCGAAGCCGACCCGGACGAGGACGTGGTGCTGCCGAACTCCTACCGGCTCCCGTCGAACGTCCTCAACGTCGTGAACCGGCAGATACGCCACATCACGGAGCGACAGGAGAAGGACCTGAAGCCGCGCAAGGAGGGCGGCAGCGTCGAGGCCGTCCGCTCGCCGTCGATGCTCGACCTGGTGCGGAACGTCCGCGACACGATAGAAACCACCGACGAGGACACCGTGATGGTGCTGTTCCGCGCGCGCTACCAGCTGTTCCAGTTCATGGAGGAGTTCACGTCGCTCGGCATCCCGTACACCTCGCTCACGGACATGCGGATGTGGACCGACCGGCTGGAGGGGTACGTCCGCGCCATCGAGAAGACGGAGGCCGACGAGCACATGACCGGCCTCGAAGCCCGGCGGCTCGCGGAGATGCTCGCCGACTCGGCGTTCGGCACGGGCGAGCGCGACGACCTCTTCGACGCGCTCGACGACCTGAAGGAGCGTAACGACGCGCGCCTGGAGGACTTCGAGGTCGCGCCCGACTTCGTCCAGGAGTACGCGCCCTTCACCCCCGGCCCGGCCAGCGCGGCCGACATGCTCACGCGCACCTCGAACTTCCAGGAGCGCTCCGTGAAGGCGTACTTCGATGGGCCCTACGCCGGGATGGACGCCGACCGCGTCCGCGTCGGCACCATCCACTCCGCGAAGGGCCGCGAGGCCGACCACGTGTTCGTCTGTACGGACCTCACCGAGAAGGTGGTCGAGCAGATGGCCGCCAGCGTCGAGGAGGGCGACCTCCCCGAGGGCGTCACCTTCGAGAAGGGCACCGACCCCGTCCCCGTCCTCACCGACAACGAGCGCCGCGTCTTCTACGTCGGCATGTCGCGGGCCCGCGAGCGGCTGGTCGTGCTGGAGAACCTCATCGACGGCGCGCCGACGCTCCCGATAGACGTGCTCATCAACAACGCCCCCTCCGAGACCACGCTCGACGAACTGATGGAGGAGGCACAGCGCCCGCAGGAAGCCGTCGAGGGCGCGGCGGACTGA
- a CDS encoding PINc/VapC family ATPase encodes MNLLPDTSAVVDGRVSEREDVETVLVPNAVVAELESQANDGRDAGWAGLEELQRLVERAESGDLSLDYVGRRPTNEETVGAGEGDIDALIRDLAAEHDAVLLTSDTVQAEVARATGVPVEYVEPKVDDGADEEGLELERYFDAKTMSVHLKTGVAPMAKRGDIGDITYGAIGEEPLTEAAMRCIAQDVESTARASSKGFVELEEPGMRIVQYRDYRIAVARPPFSDGIEVTAVRPIAKTTLDDYDLPAGMRDRFTERQRGVLLSGAPGAGKSTFAQAVAEFLNDSGFAVKTMEKPRDLQVGPEITQYTELRGSMERTADSLLMVRPDYTIYDEVRKTSDFRTFADMRLAGVGMIGVVHATRPIDALQRLVGRVELGMIPQVADTVVYIEAGDVNTVYDVATEVKVPHGLMEEDLTRPVIVVSDYETGDPAYEIYTFNQQVVTVPLDGAPGEEGEESGVDRIARNEIEREIKSVAHGQVEVELKSGNTAVVYVSENDISTVIGKGGGRITDIENRLGIDIDVRTLDEHPRRNAGGSSSSGGSGGSGGSADAGRSQGEIVTPEITSRHVIVPMEGHAGQTVEVRADGEYLFTATVSRGGEVQVSRGSAIAEELEAAIDRGKTITVAPQ; translated from the coding sequence ATGAACCTACTTCCGGACACGAGCGCGGTCGTCGACGGCCGCGTGTCCGAGCGCGAGGACGTGGAGACGGTCCTCGTCCCCAACGCCGTGGTCGCGGAACTGGAGTCGCAGGCCAACGACGGCCGCGACGCCGGCTGGGCGGGGCTGGAGGAGCTCCAGCGGCTCGTCGAGCGGGCGGAGTCGGGCGACCTCTCGCTCGACTACGTCGGTCGCCGGCCGACGAACGAGGAGACGGTCGGCGCGGGCGAGGGCGACATCGACGCGCTCATCCGCGACCTCGCCGCCGAGCACGACGCCGTCCTGCTCACGAGCGACACGGTGCAGGCCGAGGTGGCCCGCGCCACGGGCGTCCCCGTCGAGTACGTCGAGCCGAAGGTCGACGACGGCGCCGACGAGGAGGGGCTCGAACTCGAGCGCTACTTCGACGCGAAGACCATGTCCGTCCACCTGAAGACGGGGGTCGCGCCGATGGCGAAGCGCGGCGACATCGGCGACATCACGTACGGCGCCATCGGCGAGGAGCCGCTGACCGAGGCGGCGATGCGCTGCATCGCACAGGACGTCGAGTCGACGGCCCGCGCCTCCTCGAAGGGGTTCGTCGAACTGGAGGAGCCGGGAATGCGCATCGTGCAGTACCGCGACTACCGCATCGCGGTCGCGCGGCCGCCGTTCTCGGACGGCATCGAGGTGACCGCCGTCCGGCCCATCGCCAAGACGACGCTCGACGACTACGACCTCCCCGCGGGGATGCGCGACCGCTTCACGGAGCGCCAGCGCGGCGTCCTGCTGTCGGGCGCGCCCGGCGCCGGCAAGTCCACGTTCGCGCAGGCGGTCGCGGAGTTCCTCAACGACTCGGGCTTCGCCGTCAAGACGATGGAGAAGCCGCGCGACCTCCAGGTCGGCCCCGAGATAACCCAGTACACCGAACTCCGCGGCTCGATGGAGCGGACGGCCGACTCGCTGCTCATGGTCCGGCCCGACTACACCATCTACGACGAGGTGCGCAAGACCAGCGACTTCCGCACCTTCGCGGACATGCGGCTCGCCGGCGTCGGGATGATCGGCGTCGTCCACGCCACCCGCCCCATCGACGCCCTCCAGCGGCTGGTCGGCCGGGTCGAGCTCGGCATGATACCGCAGGTCGCCGACACCGTCGTCTACATCGAGGCCGGGGACGTGAACACCGTCTACGACGTGGCGACCGAGGTGAAGGTCCCCCACGGGCTGATGGAGGAGGACCTCACGCGCCCGGTCATCGTCGTCTCCGACTACGAGACGGGCGACCCTGCCTACGAGATATACACGTTCAATCAGCAGGTCGTCACCGTCCCGCTCGACGGCGCGCCCGGCGAGGAGGGCGAGGAGTCGGGCGTCGACCGCATCGCCCGCAACGAGATAGAGCGCGAGATAAAGTCCGTCGCCCACGGCCAGGTCGAGGTGGAACTCAAGAGCGGCAACACCGCCGTCGTCTACGTCTCCGAGAACGACATCTCGACGGTCATCGGGAAGGGCGGCGGCCGCATCACGGACATCGAGAACCGCCTCGGCATCGACATCGACGTGCGGACGCTCGACGAACACCCGCGACGGAACGCGGGCGGGTCGTCGTCCTCGGGCGGGTCGGGCGGGTCGGGCGGCTCCGCCGACGCGGGCCGCTCGCAGGGCGAGATCGTCACGCCCGAAATCACCTCCCGACACGTCATCGTCCCGATGGAGGGCCACGCCGGCCAGACGGTCGAGGTGCGCGCCGACGGCGAGTACCTGTTCACGGCGACCGTCTCCCGGGGCGGCGAGGTCCAGGTGTCGCGCGGCAGCGCCATCGCCGAGGAACTGGAGGCGGCCATCGACCGCGGCAAGACCATCACCGTCGCGCCGCAGTAG
- a CDS encoding ArsR family transcriptional regulator produces MSDSDGETIGDLPPSAKLVYKVLEYQGSMTQKGIVEESMLSARTVRYALERLEDIDIVEEDVYFADARQNLYEIVDESPTADADEAEPAAADD; encoded by the coding sequence ATGAGTGATTCTGACGGGGAGACCATCGGGGACCTTCCGCCGAGCGCGAAACTGGTGTACAAGGTACTCGAGTACCAGGGGTCGATGACGCAGAAGGGCATCGTCGAGGAGTCGATGCTCTCGGCGCGGACGGTGCGATACGCCCTCGAACGCCTGGAGGACATCGACATCGTCGAGGAGGACGTCTACTTCGCCGACGCGCGACAGAACCTCTACGAGATCGTGGACGAGTCCCCGACGGCCGACGCGGACGAGGCCGAACCCGCCGCCGCGGACGACTGA
- a CDS encoding DUF6432 family protein yields the protein MQAKREFRDREESELTVLDALVDRHEEGMTVFELRSSVDMGIDRIEAALGELKDQGLIRVEDEDGTTRIRPDERVVPDGDDRPEPSLVESIREKLPF from the coding sequence ATGCAGGCCAAGCGGGAGTTCCGCGACCGCGAGGAGTCGGAACTCACGGTGCTGGACGCCCTCGTCGACCGCCACGAGGAGGGGATGACCGTCTTCGAGCTCCGGTCGAGCGTCGATATGGGTATCGACCGCATCGAGGCCGCGCTCGGCGAACTGAAGGACCAAGGCCTCATCCGCGTCGAGGACGAGGACGGCACCACGCGTATCCGGCCGGACGAGCGCGTCGTCCCGGACGGCGACGACCGCCCCGAGCCGTCGCTCGTGGAGTCCATCCGCGAGAAGCTCCCGTTCTGA
- a CDS encoding riboflavin synthase, which yields MFTGIIEDTGEVRARESTDGGLRLRIAAPFAAELEHGQSVAVSGACLTVEEHDDDGFSLFLSEETVERTYLGGLEPGDAVNLERALPADGRFDGHFVQGHVDGVGAVTGIERVDDDWVFAFSLPESMGRYVVEKGSVTVDGISLTVADLRDGEFTVAVIPATYDITTLSDKAVGDPVHLEVDVVAKYVESLTEGYR from the coding sequence GTGTTCACCGGCATCATCGAGGACACCGGCGAGGTACGGGCGAGAGAATCGACCGACGGCGGGCTCAGACTGCGAATCGCGGCCCCCTTCGCCGCGGAACTGGAACACGGCCAGTCGGTCGCCGTCTCGGGCGCGTGTCTCACCGTCGAGGAGCACGACGACGACGGCTTCTCGCTGTTCCTCTCCGAGGAGACGGTCGAGCGCACCTACCTCGGGGGGCTCGAACCCGGCGACGCGGTCAACCTCGAACGGGCGCTGCCCGCCGACGGGCGCTTCGACGGCCACTTCGTCCAGGGCCACGTGGACGGCGTCGGCGCGGTGACGGGCATCGAGCGCGTCGACGACGACTGGGTGTTCGCCTTCTCGCTCCCCGAGTCGATGGGCCGGTACGTCGTGGAGAAGGGGTCGGTGACGGTGGACGGTATCTCGCTCACCGTCGCCGACCTCCGCGACGGGGAGTTCACCGTCGCGGTCATCCCCGCCACCTACGACATCACGACGCTCTCGGACAAGGCGGTCGGCGACCCGGTCCACCTCGAAGTGGACGTGGTCGCGAAGTACGTTGAGTCGCTCACAGAGGGGTACCGGTAA
- a CDS encoding Hvo_1808 family surface protein codes for MKRSAPLAALLALLLAAAAVAPVAAATPSPTDGATAPPADPETDVLGWEDGYWYNESVSVTRSDGLNDTELDAVVSRAMARVEEVRRLEFAARPPVEVIGREAYADRIAGSFENVSTEERLFHDTLAEARFFAGEGESWTATLRELSAGGVGGFYSPSEERIVVVSENTTTPRLNEIVLAQELMHALQFDFAENRSFGLTDEYEAAFGTGRMTTDRHNAYDAVIEGDGNYVDYIYRQRCDGSWDCLTVEQAGGAGAVYDAGEWGAILTQYAPYSDGPSFVREVYREGGWEAVNALYRNPVQSTEQLVHPERYPDDAPRAVALDDRSGGAWERLVPPANGSLGGLPGMNASHDTFGEAGMVSMFVAPGFPGGTETVFRRGAFLTGDDFDPYDYRFEATTGWDGDRIEVYVTDDSAATNETGYVWRSVWDSSADAAAFADAYRELLSVRNARPVAGAEDVYVVLDAGREPSFADAFALRVENDTVAVVNAPTLDALNGVRAGTVPDGLTRPTPTPTPTPYDFSTATVTPTATGTGTGTETAEATATATETPGQPGFGALAVVTALAALVGLFGRRRA; via the coding sequence GTGAAGCGCAGCGCCCCGCTCGCCGCCCTCCTCGCGCTCCTGCTCGCCGCGGCCGCCGTCGCGCCGGTCGCCGCCGCAACACCGTCGCCGACCGACGGCGCGACCGCCCCGCCCGCGGACCCGGAGACGGACGTGTTGGGGTGGGAGGACGGCTACTGGTACAACGAGTCCGTGTCCGTGACCCGCTCCGACGGGCTGAACGACACGGAACTGGACGCGGTGGTGTCGCGGGCGATGGCCCGCGTCGAGGAGGTGCGGCGGCTGGAGTTCGCCGCGCGACCGCCCGTCGAGGTCATCGGGCGCGAGGCGTACGCCGACCGCATCGCCGGGTCGTTCGAGAACGTCTCGACCGAGGAACGGCTGTTCCACGACACCCTCGCGGAGGCCCGCTTCTTCGCCGGCGAGGGGGAGAGCTGGACCGCCACGCTCCGCGAACTGAGCGCCGGCGGCGTCGGCGGCTTCTACTCGCCGAGCGAGGAGCGCATCGTCGTCGTCTCGGAGAACACGACGACCCCGCGGCTGAACGAGATCGTGCTCGCACAGGAGCTGATGCACGCGCTCCAGTTCGACTTCGCCGAGAACCGCTCGTTCGGGCTGACCGACGAGTACGAGGCCGCCTTCGGGACGGGGCGGATGACGACCGACCGGCACAACGCCTACGACGCCGTCATCGAGGGGGACGGCAACTACGTCGATTACATCTACCGACAGCGGTGTGACGGCTCGTGGGACTGTCTCACCGTCGAGCAAGCGGGCGGCGCGGGGGCGGTGTACGACGCCGGCGAGTGGGGGGCGATACTCACCCAGTACGCCCCGTACAGCGACGGCCCGTCGTTCGTCCGGGAGGTGTACCGCGAGGGCGGCTGGGAGGCCGTGAACGCCCTCTACCGGAACCCCGTCCAGAGCACCGAACAGCTCGTCCACCCCGAGCGGTACCCCGACGACGCGCCGCGCGCGGTCGCCCTCGACGACCGGAGCGGCGGGGCGTGGGAGCGGCTCGTCCCGCCGGCGAACGGGAGCCTGGGCGGCTTACCGGGGATGAACGCCAGCCACGACACGTTCGGCGAGGCGGGGATGGTGTCGATGTTCGTCGCGCCCGGCTTCCCCGGCGGCACCGAGACCGTGTTCCGGCGGGGCGCCTTCCTCACCGGCGACGACTTCGACCCGTACGACTACCGGTTCGAGGCGACGACCGGGTGGGACGGCGACCGTATCGAGGTGTACGTCACCGACGACTCCGCCGCGACGAACGAGACGGGCTACGTGTGGCGGTCGGTCTGGGACTCGTCGGCCGACGCCGCGGCGTTCGCCGACGCCTACCGGGAACTGCTGTCGGTGCGGAACGCACGGCCGGTAGCGGGTGCCGAGGACGTGTACGTCGTCCTCGACGCGGGCCGGGAGCCGTCCTTCGCGGACGCGTTCGCGCTCCGCGTCGAGAACGACACCGTGGCCGTCGTCAACGCCCCGACGCTCGACGCGCTGAACGGGGTCCGCGCGGGCACGGTCCCCGACGGACTGACGCGACCGACGCCCACCCCGACGCCGACGCCCTACGACTTCTCCACGGCGACGGTCACCCCGACCGCGACGGGGACGGGGACGGGGACGGAGACGGCCGAGGCGACCGCCACGGCGACCGAGACGCCCGGTCAGCCCGGCTTCGGCGCGCTCGCCGTGGTCACCGCGCTGGCTGCGCTCGTCGGCCTGTTCGGACGGCGGCGGGCCTGA
- a CDS encoding MATE family efflux transporter has protein sequence MSRLARLAALVAGLLADANVIEERRLRETVDLSWPRVVTGFAIMSKRTVDLAIVGVAVGETAVAGLTVANAYWTVGKLLFIGLAGGTLSLVSQNVGGGDDARATGVVRASLLAAFVLSLPLAAAFGLGAEPLAGLVGGGEAATGHAAVYLAVVAPGLVFEALNLVASRTYAGVGNTTTPMAVRALGAALNVALSATFVFAFDLGVFGAGLGTTLSTLLVAVVFAWGMTGRSYAGRGASPLPVFGASVVDRRLVGQLGRVSAPLVARRVAQGVVVFPLLAVAATFGPVVLAAVGVARQVRQLLNSFTWGFSIAASTLVGQALGRGDEDAARAYGREITTLSAVVYLLAAALVVALSRPIASVFVGPDAVGTTALFVAVAAGSAVALGVDGSVTGTLRGAGDTRVPFVATLAGLYLVALPLAGLGVVTSLGATALLFALLAETGVPVLVNVWRFRTGAWVAVSRAYRPDADSDPGD, from the coding sequence GTGTCACGGCTCGCGCGGCTCGCGGCGCTGGTCGCCGGGCTGCTCGCGGACGCGAACGTCATCGAGGAGCGGCGGCTGCGCGAGACGGTCGACCTCTCGTGGCCCCGCGTCGTCACCGGCTTCGCCATCATGTCGAAGCGGACGGTGGACCTCGCGATAGTGGGGGTCGCCGTCGGCGAGACGGCCGTCGCGGGGCTCACGGTCGCCAACGCCTACTGGACCGTGGGCAAGCTCCTGTTCATCGGGCTGGCCGGGGGGACGCTCTCGCTCGTCTCGCAGAACGTCGGCGGCGGCGACGACGCCCGCGCGACGGGGGTCGTCCGGGCGAGCCTGCTCGCCGCGTTCGTCCTGTCGCTCCCGCTCGCGGCGGCGTTCGGGCTGGGCGCGGAGCCGCTCGCTGGCCTCGTCGGCGGCGGCGAGGCGGCGACGGGCCACGCCGCGGTGTACCTCGCCGTCGTCGCCCCGGGACTGGTCTTCGAGGCGCTGAACCTCGTCGCCTCGCGCACCTACGCCGGCGTGGGGAACACGACGACGCCGATGGCCGTCCGGGCGCTCGGGGCCGCGCTGAACGTCGCGCTCTCCGCGACGTTCGTGTTCGCCTTCGACCTCGGCGTGTTCGGCGCGGGGCTGGGGACGACGCTCTCGACGCTGCTCGTCGCCGTCGTCTTCGCGTGGGGGATGACCGGGCGCTCGTACGCGGGTCGGGGGGCCAGCCCGCTCCCGGTGTTCGGCGCGTCGGTCGTCGACCGCCGGCTCGTCGGGCAGCTCGGGCGCGTCTCCGCGCCGCTCGTCGCGCGCCGCGTCGCGCAGGGCGTCGTCGTGTTCCCGCTGCTCGCCGTCGCCGCGACGTTCGGCCCCGTCGTCCTCGCGGCCGTCGGCGTCGCGCGGCAGGTCAGGCAGCTGCTCAACAGCTTCACGTGGGGCTTCTCCATCGCGGCCTCGACGCTCGTCGGGCAGGCGCTCGGCCGCGGCGACGAGGACGCCGCCCGCGCGTACGGCCGGGAGATAACGACCCTCTCGGCGGTCGTCTACCTGCTCGCCGCGGCGCTCGTCGTCGCGCTCTCACGGCCCATCGCGTCGGTGTTCGTCGGTCCCGACGCGGTCGGGACGACGGCGCTGTTCGTCGCCGTCGCCGCGGGCAGCGCCGTCGCGCTCGGCGTCGACGGCTCCGTGACCGGCACGCTCCGCGGTGCCGGCGACACCCGCGTCCCCTTCGTCGCCACCCTCGCCGGCCTCTACCTCGTCGCGCTCCCGCTCGCGGGGCTCGGCGTCGTCACGTCGCTCGGCGCGACGGCCCTGCTGTTCGCGCTGCTGGCCGAGACCGGGGTTCCAGTGCTGGTGAACGTGTGGCGCTTCCGGACGGGGGCGTGGGTGGCCGTCAGCCGGGCGTACCGGCCCGATGCCGACTCCGACCCCGGCGACTAG
- a CDS encoding aminomethyltransferase family protein, with the protein MTTVPDAHEAHGATFREYDGRRVVEEYGRPERTHRAVRNGVGVIEARYGIVEVTGDDRVDFVDNAVSNAVPADDGRGVYALLLDAQGGIETDLYVYNAGERLLCFTPPRRAAPLVDDWREKTFIQDVEIREATDDLGVFGVHGPTATEKIASVLHGGAGAPDERLSFVRGSMGDAGVTVIRNDDLAGEEGYEVVCSADGAAEVFETLVVRGNNAVPFGYRTWETLTLEAGTPLFETELEGTVPNVLGLRNALDFSKGCYVGQEVVSKIENRGRPSRRLVGLAADALPEAGAAVFDGDSHVGEVTRAAVSPTREEPLALALVRFDADLGDATVRVGGEDVPATREELPFVEGSERSARLPTYE; encoded by the coding sequence ATGACGACCGTTCCGGACGCCCACGAGGCACACGGCGCGACGTTCCGCGAGTACGACGGCCGCCGGGTCGTCGAGGAGTACGGCCGCCCCGAGCGCACCCACCGGGCCGTGCGCAACGGCGTGGGGGTCATCGAGGCCCGCTACGGCATCGTCGAGGTGACCGGCGACGACCGCGTGGACTTCGTGGACAACGCCGTCTCGAACGCCGTCCCCGCCGATGACGGCCGCGGGGTGTACGCGCTCCTCCTCGACGCCCAGGGCGGCATCGAGACCGACCTCTACGTGTACAACGCCGGCGAGCGCCTGCTGTGTTTCACGCCGCCGCGGCGCGCGGCGCCGCTCGTCGACGACTGGCGCGAGAAGACGTTCATCCAGGACGTGGAGATACGCGAGGCGACGGACGACCTCGGCGTCTTCGGCGTCCACGGCCCGACCGCGACCGAGAAGATAGCGAGCGTGCTCCACGGCGGCGCTGGCGCGCCCGACGAGCGCCTCTCGTTCGTCCGCGGGTCGATGGGCGACGCCGGCGTCACCGTCATCCGGAACGACGACCTCGCGGGCGAGGAGGGGTACGAGGTCGTCTGCTCGGCCGACGGCGCCGCGGAGGTGTTCGAGACGCTCGTCGTCCGCGGCAACAACGCCGTCCCGTTCGGCTACCGGACGTGGGAGACGCTCACCCTCGAAGCCGGGACGCCGCTGTTCGAGACGGAACTCGAGGGGACGGTCCCGAACGTGCTCGGCCTGCGGAACGCGCTCGACTTCTCGAAGGGGTGTTACGTCGGCCAGGAGGTCGTCTCGAAGATAGAGAACCGCGGCCGTCCCTCCCGGCGGCTCGTCGGCCTCGCCGCCGACGCGCTCCCCGAGGCGGGCGCGGCGGTGTTCGACGGCGACAGCCACGTCGGGGAGGTGACCCGCGCCGCCGTCTCCCCCACCCGGGAGGAGCCGCTGGCGCTCGCGCTCGTCCGCTTCGACGCCGACCTCGGGGACGCGACGGTCCGCGTCGGGGGCGAGGACGTGCCCGCGACCCGCGAGGAACTCCCGTTCGTCGAGGGCTCCGAGCGGTCGGCGCGCCTGCCGACCTACGAGTAG
- a CDS encoding DUF3267 domain-containing protein, translated as MTTDEEVVLADLELSRGVVIQMSAVGLLGFVVALALFGGLFAAVAGRPATFDFFPGVAWWNSALDFLVVAVLATVIIVPHEWVHGLAFRRYGGDPRYGVGVAHFVLPYAYASSEGRFTRNEALVIVLAPLVVLTAVGTPLMLATGWGWLALPLAANAAGAVADVWMALSLVSFPAHVLMEDHEDGVRVIGRPGDRVPDLSVTTVAWEALAGAAVAAVALLVVVGIGGPVVLGALGVESLTLGRPGTLSYVFSFVNRPDEISVGVGPGVLVTGAALGLAFALLRTALRRPRA; from the coding sequence ATGACAACTGACGAGGAGGTCGTGCTCGCGGACCTCGAACTGTCGCGGGGCGTCGTCATCCAGATGAGCGCCGTCGGCCTGCTCGGGTTCGTCGTCGCGCTGGCCCTGTTCGGCGGCCTGTTCGCGGCCGTCGCCGGCCGCCCGGCGACGTTCGACTTCTTCCCCGGCGTGGCGTGGTGGAACAGCGCGCTCGACTTCCTCGTCGTAGCCGTCCTCGCCACGGTGATAATCGTCCCCCACGAGTGGGTTCACGGCCTCGCCTTCCGCCGGTACGGCGGCGACCCGCGCTACGGCGTCGGCGTCGCGCACTTCGTGCTCCCGTACGCGTACGCCTCCAGCGAGGGGCGGTTCACGCGCAACGAGGCGCTCGTCATCGTCCTCGCGCCGCTCGTGGTCCTCACGGCCGTCGGGACGCCACTGATGCTCGCCACCGGGTGGGGGTGGCTCGCGCTCCCGCTCGCCGCGAACGCCGCGGGCGCGGTCGCCGACGTGTGGATGGCGCTGTCGCTCGTCTCCTTCCCGGCGCACGTCCTCATGGAGGACCACGAGGACGGGGTGCGGGTCATCGGTCGGCCGGGCGACCGCGTGCCCGACCTCTCCGTGACGACGGTGGCGTGGGAGGCGCTGGCCGGCGCGGCGGTCGCCGCCGTCGCCCTGCTCGTCGTCGTCGGAATCGGCGGACCGGTCGTGCTCGGCGCGCTCGGCGTCGAGTCGCTCACGCTCGGCCGCCCGGGGACGCTCTCGTACGTGTTCTCGTTCGTGAACCGTCCCGACGAGATATCCGTCGGCGTCGGTCCCGGCGTCCTCGTGACCGGCGCGGCGCTCGGCCTCGCGTTCGCGCTCCTCCGCACGGCGCTGCGGCGGCCGCGGGCGTAG